One window of Vicinamibacterales bacterium genomic DNA carries:
- a CDS encoding 6-bladed beta-propeller: MRKILVSSTLAAALMLTSSGAFAQGDGGYKIVPNWPKLPSGDFFGLKDAPPPPAERDAQAAARRAMGRPAGAAAPNPAGPTNQPGISGVAIDTQDRIYVFNRGAKPIMVFDTAGNVVMVGGDQEINGKKLNPNWQHSGAVDWEGNVYMIERDAHRIVKLSPKLDKFLLQLGTTGEKGNDATHFDLPSGIAVLKNGNIVVTDGYGNNRVVLFDKTGKFIKQVAKGAGGPADKGNGPGEWVLPHKLAVDAQENLYIIDREGHRLQVFDKNLTYLREIKVEGWNPWDIAISRKGDDGFAFIADHALERVHKLSLKDGKVVATWGKQGLGPGEFDWVHGIVVDSKGAVYAADTYGQRIQKFVP, translated from the coding sequence ATGCGAAAGATCCTCGTCTCTTCGACCCTCGCCGCCGCGCTCATGCTCACCTCGTCGGGCGCGTTCGCGCAAGGTGATGGCGGCTACAAGATCGTGCCGAACTGGCCGAAGCTGCCGTCTGGCGACTTCTTTGGCTTGAAGGACGCGCCGCCGCCGCCGGCCGAGCGCGACGCGCAAGCGGCCGCGCGCCGCGCGATGGGCCGGCCCGCCGGTGCCGCCGCGCCCAACCCGGCCGGTCCCACCAACCAGCCGGGCATTTCCGGCGTGGCCATTGACACGCAGGATCGCATCTACGTGTTCAACCGCGGCGCCAAGCCGATCATGGTGTTCGACACCGCCGGCAACGTCGTGATGGTCGGTGGCGACCAGGAGATCAACGGCAAGAAGCTCAATCCCAACTGGCAGCACTCGGGCGCGGTGGATTGGGAAGGCAACGTCTACATGATCGAGCGCGATGCGCATCGCATCGTCAAGCTCAGCCCGAAGCTGGACAAGTTCCTGCTGCAACTGGGCACGACCGGTGAGAAGGGCAACGACGCCACGCATTTCGATCTGCCCTCCGGCATCGCCGTCCTCAAGAACGGCAACATCGTGGTCACCGACGGCTACGGCAACAACCGCGTGGTGTTGTTCGACAAGACCGGCAAGTTCATCAAGCAGGTGGCCAAGGGCGCCGGCGGCCCGGCCGACAAGGGCAACGGTCCCGGCGAATGGGTGCTGCCGCACAAGCTCGCCGTCGATGCACAGGAGAACCTCTACATCATCGACCGCGAGGGCCATCGCCTGCAGGTGTTCGACAAGAACCTGACCTACCTGCGCGAGATCAAGGTCGAGGGCTGGAACCCGTGGGACATCGCAATTTCGCGCAAGGGTGACGACGGGTTCGCGTTCATCGCCGACCACGCGCTGGAGCGCGTCCACAAGCTGTCGCTGAAGGATGGCAAGGTCGTGGCTACGTGGGGCAAGCAGGGCCTCGGCCCCGGCGAGTTCGACTGGGTGCACGGCATCGTCGTCGACTCGAAGGGCGCGGTCTACGCCGCCGACACTTACGGCCAGCGGATCCAGAAGTTCGTGCCGTAG
- a CDS encoding c-type cytochrome — MKLRIAFVAVAAIWTVGVMQSSARVAQEPAGRTVWDGVFTAEQAARGAAEYKTACSECHGNDLAGDGFAPALSGGDFAGNWNELSVGDLFERIRISMPPSGPSTVTPALKADIVAHILNYNKYPAGKTELEGKTEVLKLIKIEMKK, encoded by the coding sequence ATGAAGCTTCGCATCGCATTTGTGGCAGTGGCGGCAATTTGGACGGTCGGCGTGATGCAGTCGTCGGCTCGGGTGGCGCAGGAACCGGCGGGCCGCACCGTGTGGGACGGCGTGTTCACCGCGGAACAGGCAGCGCGCGGCGCGGCGGAGTACAAGACCGCGTGCTCCGAGTGCCACGGCAACGACCTCGCCGGCGACGGGTTTGCTCCCGCGCTCTCGGGTGGCGACTTCGCCGGAAACTGGAACGAGTTGTCGGTGGGCGACCTTTTCGAACGCATCCGTATTTCGATGCCGCCGAGCGGGCCCAGCACGGTGACGCCGGCCCTGAAGGCCGACATCGTCGCGCACATCCTCAACTACAACAAGTACCCGGCCGGGAAGACCGAGCTCGAGGGCAAGACCGAAGTCCTCAAGCTGATCAAGATCGAGATGAAGAAGTAA
- a CDS encoding PQQ-binding-like beta-propeller repeat protein, producing the protein MSRIARVSLAAIVLVAGIAALNVGLSGQAGTVNLADGTTKGEWPYYTGDVRGTRFSPLDQINAANFNSLEVAWRFKTDNLGSRPEYKLEGTPLMVKGVIYTTGGSRRAVIALDARTGEQLWVFNGIREGMRAGGAPRQLSGRGVSYWTDNKGDDRIIYVTTGYRLVALNAKTGQPIPSFGRDGIVDMKVGAVYGRGQQIDLETGEIGLHSTPTIIRDMVIVGSSFKEGMTVKTHNNTKGMVRAYDARSGKVLWTFNTIAKPGEVGGDTWENESWANNGNTGVWAQITVDEELGTVYLPVETPSSDFYGGHRPGDNLFAESLVAVDLKTGARKWHFQFIHHGIWDHDMSSAPLLVDVTVDGKPIKAVAVPSKQGWLYMFDRVSGKPIWPMPETAVPQSDAPGEKSAKTQPIPSKPPAYARTFVKIPDDVIDYTPALRAEGLTLLKRYRTDQSPYVPYILGDVNGLLGALNIGNTGGGTNWPGAGLDPETKVAYLPASNSGVTAGSLVEGPPGYSDIRYLAGVKGAQFSLREGPGFGSAADAPRAAEPAAAAGAAALPPPPALNVQGLPVVKPPYGVLAAIDLNKGDLMWQVPHGDTPDVVRNHPLLKGLDIPKTGQNGAVGLVITRTLVVLGDPQVTSAPGRPRGAMLRAYDKKTGAQVGAVYLPAQQSGSPMTYMLDGRQYIVVAVSGGNYSGEYIAFRLP; encoded by the coding sequence ATGTCACGTATCGCACGGGTAAGCTTGGCGGCCATCGTCCTGGTGGCCGGCATCGCAGCACTGAATGTCGGCCTTTCGGGTCAGGCCGGCACCGTCAACCTCGCCGACGGCACCACGAAAGGCGAGTGGCCGTATTACACCGGCGATGTCAGGGGCACGCGCTTTTCTCCCCTCGATCAGATCAACGCCGCCAACTTCAACTCGCTCGAGGTGGCGTGGCGGTTCAAGACCGACAATCTCGGCTCGCGCCCCGAGTACAAGCTCGAAGGCACGCCGTTGATGGTGAAGGGCGTGATCTACACGACCGGCGGTTCGCGCCGCGCCGTGATCGCGCTCGACGCCCGCACCGGCGAGCAGCTGTGGGTGTTCAACGGCATCCGCGAAGGCATGCGCGCCGGCGGCGCCCCGCGCCAGCTGTCGGGCCGCGGCGTGTCGTACTGGACCGACAACAAGGGCGACGATCGCATCATCTACGTGACCACCGGCTATCGGCTGGTCGCGCTCAACGCCAAGACCGGGCAGCCCATCCCCAGCTTTGGCCGCGACGGCATCGTTGACATGAAGGTCGGCGCCGTCTATGGGCGCGGCCAGCAGATCGATCTCGAGACCGGTGAGATCGGGTTGCACTCCACGCCCACGATCATTCGCGACATGGTGATTGTCGGCTCGTCGTTCAAGGAGGGCATGACCGTCAAGACCCACAACAACACCAAGGGCATGGTTCGCGCCTATGACGCGCGCTCCGGCAAGGTGCTGTGGACGTTCAACACCATCGCCAAGCCCGGTGAAGTCGGCGGCGACACCTGGGAGAACGAGTCGTGGGCCAACAACGGCAACACCGGCGTGTGGGCGCAGATCACCGTTGATGAAGAACTCGGCACGGTCTACCTCCCCGTCGAGACGCCGTCGTCCGACTTCTACGGCGGTCACCGCCCGGGCGACAACCTGTTCGCGGAGAGTCTCGTCGCGGTGGATCTGAAGACCGGCGCCCGCAAGTGGCACTTCCAGTTCATTCACCACGGCATCTGGGATCACGACATGTCGTCGGCGCCGCTGCTGGTGGACGTCACCGTCGACGGCAAGCCGATCAAGGCCGTGGCCGTGCCCAGCAAGCAGGGCTGGCTCTACATGTTCGATCGCGTGTCGGGCAAGCCGATCTGGCCGATGCCGGAGACGGCGGTCCCACAGAGCGACGCGCCCGGCGAGAAGTCGGCGAAGACGCAGCCCATCCCGAGCAAGCCGCCGGCCTACGCCCGCACCTTCGTCAAGATCCCCGACGATGTGATCGACTACACGCCGGCGTTGCGCGCCGAGGGCCTGACGCTGCTCAAGCGCTACCGCACCGATCAGTCGCCGTACGTGCCCTACATCCTCGGCGACGTCAACGGCCTGCTCGGCGCGCTGAACATCGGCAACACCGGCGGCGGCACCAACTGGCCCGGCGCCGGACTCGATCCGGAAACCAAGGTCGCCTACCTGCCCGCGAGTAACTCGGGCGTGACGGCCGGTTCGCTGGTCGAGGGGCCTCCGGGCTACTCCGACATCCGCTACCTCGCCGGCGTCAAGGGCGCGCAGTTCTCGCTGCGTGAAGGCCCCGGCTTTGGCAGCGCCGCGGACGCCCCGCGCGCGGCCGAACCGGCCGCGGCGGCGGGCGCCGCCGCACTGCCGCCGCCGCCGGCGCTGAACGTCCAGGGCCTGCCGGTCGTGAAGCCGCCGTACGGCGTGCTGGCCGCCATCGATCTGAACAAGGGCGACCTGATGTGGCAGGTGCCGCACGGCGACACGCCCGACGTGGTCCGCAATCACCCGCTGCTCAAGGGCCTGGACATCCCCAAGACCGGGCAGAACGGCGCCGTCGGCCTGGTGATCACGCGCACGCTGGTCGTGCTCGGTGATCCGCAGGTCACGTCGGCGCCCGGGCGGCCGCGTGGCGCCATGCTGCGCGCCTACGACAAGAAGACCGGCGCCCAGGTAGGCGCGGTCTACCTGCCGGCTCAGCAGAGCGGCTCACCGATGACCTACATGCTTGACGGCAGGCAATACATCGTCGTGGCCGTGAGCGGTGGCAACTACTCAGGTGAGTACATTGCCTTCCGCCTGCCCTGA
- a CDS encoding ROK family protein yields the protein MRIGIDLGGTKIEGIALAADGRALQRRRIPAPRGDYDDSVRAVAGLVESLEHDTNARGTVGVGIPGAVSPATGLLKNANSTWLIGRPLAEDLSHALDRPVRLANDANCFALSEATDGAGAGAGVVFGVIIGTGTGGGIVVNGRVVVGANAIAGEWGHNPLPAPRDDERPGPACYCGRFGCIETFLCGPALSRDYAAAGGEGVFRGLTPIIPGEAVTAEEVARRAAQGEPRAEAALSRYEDRFARAVASVINLLDPDVIVLGGGLSNIERLYTRVPALWPAYVFSDRVTTRLARAAHGDASGVRGAAWLWEPAGL from the coding sequence ATGCGCATCGGCATCGATCTCGGCGGCACCAAGATCGAAGGCATTGCCCTGGCCGCCGACGGCCGCGCGCTGCAGCGGCGCCGTATCCCCGCGCCGCGGGGCGACTACGACGACTCGGTGCGCGCGGTGGCGGGCCTGGTCGAATCGCTCGAGCACGACACCAACGCACGCGGCACCGTCGGGGTCGGCATTCCCGGCGCCGTGTCACCGGCAACCGGCCTCCTCAAGAACGCCAACTCCACGTGGTTGATCGGGCGGCCCCTCGCCGAGGACCTGTCACACGCGCTCGATCGGCCGGTGCGCCTGGCCAACGACGCCAACTGCTTCGCGCTGTCGGAGGCGACCGATGGCGCCGGCGCGGGCGCCGGCGTCGTGTTCGGCGTGATCATCGGCACCGGCACGGGCGGCGGCATCGTCGTGAACGGCCGCGTCGTGGTGGGTGCGAACGCGATTGCCGGCGAATGGGGGCACAACCCGCTGCCCGCCCCGCGAGACGATGAGCGCCCGGGGCCGGCGTGCTACTGCGGGCGGTTCGGCTGCATCGAGACGTTCCTGTGCGGGCCGGCGTTGAGCCGCGATTACGCCGCCGCCGGCGGCGAGGGCGTTTTTCGTGGCCTGACCCCAATCATCCCTGGAGAGGCGGTCACCGCCGAGGAGGTGGCGCGCCGCGCGGCGCAAGGCGAGCCCCGGGCCGAGGCGGCGCTGTCGCGCTACGAAGACCGCTTCGCGCGCGCGGTGGCCAGCGTCATCAACTTGCTCGATCCCGACGTGATCGTGTTGGGCGGCGGGCTGTCGAACATCGAACGGCTCTACACGCGCGTGCCGGCGCTGTGGCCGGCCTACGTCTTTTCCGACCGCGTCACCACGCGCCTGGCCCGCGCCGCCCACGGCGACGCCAGCGGGGTGCGCGGCGCGGCGTGGCTTTGGGAGCCCGCGGGACTATAA
- a CDS encoding D-aminoacylase has product MKRSFLIACVAGVLSACQTTTPPAPAATPATSADFDVLITGGRIVDGTGSPWCRGDLGITGDRITAIGQLAGRKAATRIDATNLVVAPGFIDMLGQSEFNVLVDPRAASKITQGITTEITGEGTSIAPVNDRLAAAVKAQYDRFKVVLDFRTLGDYFARLEKNRPAINLGTFVGAGRLRAYVVGDSQRAASAAELAEMQQLVEQAMEQGALGVSTSLQYVPDRFASTDEIVELAKAARKHGGIYISHQRSESGQIIPSLDEVFAVAERANIPAEVWHLKTAYKANWGRMPEVLKHFEAARARGLDVTANMYPYDRASNGLDACLPLWVREGGLDTMLQRLKDPTLRDRIKRDMDDPAARDWENQWYGSGGGAGVMVSTVLDPALRQWEGKNLIEIGKAMGKDPRDAAMDLVIADRAETSVIISIMREDDVRLAIANPLVAIGTDSGARAEDGPFSESKSHPRAWGSFPRVLGKYVRDEKLITLEDAVRRFTSRPAARVGITDRGLLRPGMKADVTIFDPATIRDVATFVDPNHYSTGISHVLVNGKAVVSDGRITAERPGQPIRGPGYKAQP; this is encoded by the coding sequence ATGAAGCGGTCATTTCTCATCGCGTGCGTAGCCGGAGTGCTCAGCGCGTGTCAGACGACAACGCCACCGGCACCCGCCGCCACGCCCGCGACCAGCGCCGACTTTGACGTGCTCATCACCGGCGGGCGCATCGTTGACGGCACCGGCTCGCCGTGGTGCCGGGGCGACCTCGGCATCACCGGCGATCGCATCACGGCGATCGGCCAGCTGGCGGGTCGCAAGGCCGCCACCCGCATCGACGCCACCAACCTGGTCGTCGCGCCCGGCTTCATCGACATGCTCGGGCAGTCGGAATTCAACGTGCTGGTGGACCCCCGCGCCGCCAGCAAGATCACGCAGGGCATCACCACCGAGATCACCGGCGAAGGCACGTCGATCGCGCCGGTCAACGATCGCCTGGCCGCCGCCGTGAAAGCGCAGTACGACCGCTTCAAGGTGGTGCTCGACTTCCGCACCCTGGGCGACTACTTCGCCCGTCTCGAGAAAAATCGGCCGGCCATCAATCTCGGCACCTTCGTCGGCGCCGGGCGCCTGCGCGCCTACGTGGTGGGCGACAGCCAGCGCGCGGCCTCGGCCGCCGAGCTCGCGGAAATGCAGCAGCTGGTCGAGCAGGCGATGGAGCAGGGCGCGCTCGGCGTCAGCACCTCGCTGCAGTACGTGCCGGACCGGTTTGCCTCCACCGACGAGATCGTGGAGCTGGCGAAGGCCGCGCGCAAGCATGGCGGCATCTACATTTCGCATCAACGCTCGGAGTCAGGCCAGATCATCCCGTCGCTGGATGAAGTGTTTGCGGTGGCCGAACGCGCCAACATTCCCGCCGAGGTGTGGCACCTCAAGACCGCCTACAAGGCGAACTGGGGCCGCATGCCCGAGGTGTTGAAGCACTTCGAGGCGGCCCGCGCCCGCGGGCTCGACGTCACCGCCAACATGTACCCCTACGACCGCGCCTCGAACGGACTCGACGCGTGCCTGCCGCTGTGGGTGCGCGAAGGCGGGCTCGACACCATGCTCCAGCGCCTGAAGGATCCCACCCTGCGCGATCGCATCAAGCGCGACATGGACGACCCGGCGGCCAGGGATTGGGAAAACCAGTGGTACGGTTCCGGCGGCGGCGCCGGCGTCATGGTGTCCACGGTGCTCGACCCGGCGCTGCGCCAATGGGAAGGCAAGAACCTGATTGAGATCGGCAAGGCCATGGGCAAGGATCCGCGCGACGCGGCGATGGATCTCGTGATTGCCGACCGCGCCGAGACCTCCGTGATCATCTCGATCATGCGCGAAGACGATGTCCGGCTGGCGATTGCGAATCCGCTGGTCGCGATCGGCACCGACTCGGGCGCGAGGGCCGAAGACGGGCCGTTCTCGGAATCGAAGTCCCATCCGCGAGCCTGGGGATCGTTCCCGCGCGTGCTCGGCAAATACGTGCGCGACGAGAAGCTGATCACCCTGGAAGACGCGGTGCGCCGCTTCACCTCGCGCCCGGCCGCGCGCGTCGGCATCACCGACCGCGGCCTGCTGCGCCCCGGCATGAAGGCCGACGTCACCATTTTCGATCCCGCCACCATTCGCGACGTTGCCACGTTCGTGGACCCGAACCACTACTCGACGGGCATCTCCCATGTGCTGGTGAACGGCAAGGCCGTGGTGTCGGACGGCAGGATCACGGCCGAACGGCCCGGCCAGCCCATTCGCGGGCCTGGCTACAAGGCCCAGCCGTGA